The Fragaria vesca subsp. vesca linkage group LG2, FraVesHawaii_1.0, whole genome shotgun sequence genome includes a window with the following:
- the LOC101297400 gene encoding NADP-dependent malic enzyme-like has protein sequence MGSVVKEMQGKGGFGEDVYGEDSATVDQVLTPWTASVASGHTLLRDPRYNKGLAFTEQERDAHYIRGLLPPAVLSQELQEKKLMHNLRQYEVPLQRYMAMMDLQERNERLFYKLLIDNVEELLPVVYTPTVGEACQKYGSIFRRPQGLYISLKDKGKILEILKNWPERRIQVIVVTDGERILGLGDLGCQGMGIPVGKLSLYTALGGVPPAACLPITIDVGTNNERLLNDEFYTGLKHKRATGQEYAELLEEFMTAVKMNYGEKILVQFEDFANHNAFELLSRYSSSHLVFNDDIQGTASVVLAGLIASLKVIGGTLADHTFLFLGAGEAGTGIAELIALEISKKTQAPIEETRKKIWLVDSKGLIVQSRVESLQHFKKPWAHEHEPIRELVDAVKAIKPTVLIGTSGVGKQFTQDVVEAMASFNEKPLILALSNPTSQSECTAEEAYTWTKGQAIFASGSPFEPVEYEGKLLVPGQANNAYIFPGFGLGLIISGAIRVQDEMLLAASEALATQVTEENYEKGLIYPPFTNIRNISANIAAKVAATVYDLGLASNLPRPKDLVKYAESKMYSPLYRSYR, from the exons ATGGGGAGTGTAGTGAAGGAGATGCAGGGCAAGGGTGGTTTTGGTGAGGACGTGTACGGTGAGGATTCTGCCACGGTGGATCAGGTTCTCACTCCCTGGACTGCTTCTGTTGCAAG TGGACATACTTTGTTGCGTGATCCACGCTACAACAAAGGACTTGCCTTCACTGAGCAGGAGAGAGATGCTCATTACATCCGTGGCCTTCTGCCTCCAGCTGTCCTGAGCCAAGAGCTTCAG GAAAAGAAGCTGATGCACAATCTTCGACAGTATGAGGTTCCATTGCAAAGATATATGGCCATGATGGATCTTCAG GAGAGAAATGAAAGGCTGTTTTATAAGCTTTTGATTGATAACGTTGAGGAACTACTCCCTGTTGTGTACACCCCTACAGTTGGAGAGGCTTGCCAAAAATATGGCAGCATTTTCAGGCGTCCTCAGGGTCTTTATATCAGTTTAAAGGACAA GGGAAAGATCCTCGAAATATTAAAAAACTGGCCAGAAAGGAGAATTCAAGTAATTGTTGTGACTGATGGTGAGCGCATTTTGGGGCTTGGAGATCTTGGCTGTCAG GGAATGGGAATTCCAGTCGGAAAGCTTTCTTTGTATACAGCATTGGGAGGAGTTCCTCCAGCAGCA TGCTTGCCTATTACCATTGATGTTGGCACAAACAATGAGAGGTTGCTGAATGATGAATTTTACACTGGGCTTAAGCACAAGAGAGCAACTGGACAG GAATATGCAGAGCTTCTTGAGGAATTCATGACTGCAGTTAAGATGAATTATGGGGAGAAAATTCTTGTTCAG TTTGAAGATTTTGCAAACCACAATGCTTTTGAACTGCTGTCTAGATACAGTTCAAGTCACCTTGTCTTTAATGATGATATACAG GGAACAGCATCTGTGGTGTTAGCTGGGCTTATAGCATCCTTGAAAGTGATTGGAGGAACTTTAGCTGATCATACTTTCTTATTTTTGGGTGCTGGAGAG GCTGGAACTGGTATAGCAGAGCTTATTGCTCTTGAGATATCAAAAAAG ACACAAGCTCCAATTGAAGAAACCCGTAAGAAGATTTGGCTTGTGGATTCAAAG GGATTGATTGTTCAATCTCGTGTAGAATCACTTCAACATTTTAAGAAGCCTTGGGCTCATGAGCATGAACCCATCAGGGAACTTGTCGATGCTGTGAAG GCAATCAAACCTACAGTGTTGATAGGAACATCTGGTGTGGGAAAGCAATTTACACAGGATGTGGTTGAGGCCATGGCATCTTTCAATGAG AAACCTCTTATCCTTGCTCTTTCCAACCCAACATCACAATCTGAGTGTACAGCTGAAGAAGCCTACACATGGACCAAG GGTCAAGCAATCTTTGCTAGTGGAAGCCCATTTGAACCAGTTGAATATGAGGGCAAACTCCTAGTGCCTGGCCAG GCCAACAATGCTTACATATTTCCTGGTTTCGGTTTGGGACTGATCATCTCTGGTGCCATTCGCGTACAGGATGAAATGCTTTTGGCAGCCT CTGAAGCTCTGGCTACCCAAGTTACCGAAGAAAATTACGAGAAAGGATTGATTTACCCACCATTTACAAACATCAGAAATATATCAGCAAACATTGCTGCTAAGGTTGCTGCTACGGTTTATGACCTTG GTCTGGCTTCTAATCTACCTCGACCAAAAGATCTTGTCAAGTATGCAGAGAGCAAAATGTACAGCCCACTCTACAGAAGCTACCGTTGA
- the LOC101297690 gene encoding uncharacterized protein LOC101297690, which translates to MDHGLRPRQREFFIGFTKGEMERMDKLVRESGEEVLAKEFCQNLAKSFNRSVGRAGKPIVKWIQVQNWFQERIQEFPNILKDLQGVCPSTKAPKTKEKPKVQSKAEEKIPESELEFEARSSKDGAWYDVDMFLCHRVASAGETEVRVRFVGFGAEEDEWVNVKKAVRERSVPLENSECSSLKVGDHVLCLLEKRDQAIYYDAHIIEIHRRMHDIRGCRCLFFIRYNHDNNEEKVRLRRLCRRPIR; encoded by the exons ATGGACCATGGCCTTCGTCCCAGACAGAGGGAGTTCTTCATTGGCTTCACAAAGGGCGAG ATGGAGAGAATGGACAAATTGGTGAGGGAATCAGGTGAAGAAGTGCTAGCCAAAGAATTTTGTCAAAATTTGGCCAAAAGTTTCAA TCGCTCTGTTGGTCGTGCTGGAAAACCAATTGTGAAATGGATTCAG GTGCAAAATTGGTTCCAGGAAAGGATACAAGAGTTTCCAAACATATTGAAAGATCTCCAGGGAGTTTGTCCTTCCACTAAGGCACCTAAAACCAAAGAAAAACCTAAAG TTCAATCCAAAGCAGAAGAAAAGATCCCAGAGTCAGAGTTGGAATTTGAAGCTAGGTCATCAAAGGATGGGGCATG GTATGATGTTGACATGTTCCTGTGTCACCGAGTTGCTAGTGCGGGAGAAACT GAAGTTCGTGTTAGATTTGTTGGATTTGGTGCCGAAGAAGATGAGTGGGTTAACGTAAAAAAAGCAGTGCGAGAGCGCTCTGTGCCCCTAGAGAATTCAGAATGTAGTTCATTGAAGGTTGGAGATCATGTCCTCTGCTTACTG GAGAAGAGAGATCAAGCTATCTACTATGATGCTCATATTATAGAAATCCATCGAAGAATGCATGATATAAGGGGGTGTAGGTGTCTTTTCTTCATTCGGTATAATCATGACAATAACGAG GAAAAAGTTCGGTTAAGGAGACTGTGTCGTAGGCCAATACGGTAG
- the LOC101297109 gene encoding protein cereblon-like, with protein MADNERLLARERLQIEQIRALDLEELEVEEVDDDYDDSSADDAPATGRGMADEYTFNTCLASLHTYLGEVEDTHHRMAFLDGGAVLNLPIFYLEGVVLFPDATLPLRVIQPNFIVAIERALNQVDAPYTIGVIRVYRDPDNRSIKFANVGTTAEIRQFRRLEDGSLNVVTRGQQRFRLRRRWIDVEGAPYGEIQIIQEDVPLRAPRAAFGDLAPFSHRKGHNFPRAMPSHTSRRNSNGSMDVDNDSEPNSDESFESALSLTEREINRSAIQTSYGSDVMDESTSSDGEKSEFQSQGSQSKDSDSTDSLHSCPESLVDVGTSSISEMQSSKQKDSSICWRNTDSKQIRRVPRAFWPYWVYRMYDSYCLAQEAADMWKQIVGAPLMDCLVKKPDLLSFYIASKIPVSESTRQELLEIDGISYRLRREIELLQTVNLIRCKTCQTVFARRSDMLVMSSEGPLGAYVNPHGCVHEIMTLHKATGLALIGSAVKEYSWFPGYAWTITNCATCETQMGWLFTATKKNLKPRLFWGIRSSQVSDDLH; from the exons ATGGCCGACAACGAACGCCTTCTCGCGAGAGAGCGCCTCCAGATCGAGCAGATTCGAGCCCTCGATCTCGAGGAACTGGAGGTCGAGGAGGTCGATGACGACTACGACGACTCCTCCGCCGACGACGCCCCCGCCAC TGGTCGAGGCATGGCTGATGAGTACACCTTCAATACCTGTTTGGCTTCATTGCATACATACCTTGGCG AGGTTGAAGATACTCATCATAGGATGGCGTTTTTGGACGGCGGAGCTGTATTGAACCTCCCTATCTTCTATCTCGAAG GGGTTGTCCTGTTCCCAGACGCTACTCTTCCACTCAGAGTTATTCAACCGAATTTTATAGTTGCTATTGAGAGAGCACTGAATCAAGTCGATGCTCCTTATACCATTGGTGTG ATTCGTGTTTACAGAGATCCTGACAATAGAAGCATAAAGTTTGCAAATGTTGGGACAACTGCGGAG ATTCGCCAATTTAGGCGATTAGAGGATGGCTCACTGAATGTGGTAACCCGTGGTCAACAGCGATTTCGTCTAAGACGACGTTGGATTGATGTGGAAGGAGCG CCATATGGGGAAATTCAAATTATACAAGAAGATGTACCATTGAGGGCTCCACGGGCTGCATTTGGAGATCTGGCACCATTTAGTCACCGGAAAGGCCATAATTTCCCACGTGCAATGCCTTCACACACTTCTCGTAGGAATTCAAATGGATCTATGGATGTGGACAATGATTCAGAGCCAAATTCAGATGAAAGCTTTGAGAGCGCACTTTCTTTGACAGAAAGGGAAATTAACCGATCTGCAATTCAAACCTCTTATGGATCTGATGTAATGGATGAATCAACAAGCAGTGATGGTGAGAAATCAGAATTCCAATCTCAAGGATCACAATCTAAAGACTCTGATTCCACAGATTCATTGCATTCATGCCCCGAGAGTTTGGTTGATGTGGGGACCAGTTCTATATCAGAGATGCAATCATCCAAACAGAAAGATTCAAGTATATGTTGGAGAAATACAGACTCTAAACAGATACGTAGAGTTCCTAGAGCATTTTGGCCCTATTGGGTATATCGCATGTATGACTCCTATTGTCTTGCTCAAGAAGCAGCAG ATATGTGGAAACAGATAGTTGGAGCACCATTAATGGATTGTCTGGTGAAGAAGCCTGATCTTTTGTCATTTTACATCGCTAGTAAAATTCCTGTCTCTGAATCTACAAGGCAGGAGCTTTTGGAAATTGATGGTATTTCATATAGGCTACGCCGGGAAATTGAGTTGCTTCAGACTGTTAATCTTATCCGCTGTAAAACTTGTCAG ACTGTTTTTGCAAGGCGGAGTGATATGCTGGTGATGTCGAGTGAAGGTCCTCTAGGTGCTTATGTGAACCCCCATGGTTGTGTGCATGAGATAATGACTCTACACAAAGCAACTGGCTTGGCACTCATAGGTTCAGCAGTGAAAGAATACAGCTGGTTTCCTGG ATATGCATGGACAATAACAAACTGTGCAACCTGTGAAACTCAAATGGGTTGGCTCTTTACAGCCACAAAGAAGAATTTGAAGCCTAGATTGTTCTGGGGGATTCGGAGTTCCCAAGTTTCTGATGACTTGCACTAA